One window of the Frigoribacterium sp. Leaf415 genome contains the following:
- a CDS encoding lipoate--protein ligase family protein, producing MHGEYKVPGGKLVVVDLDVREGRIAGFRLAGDFFLEPDTALDAVDRAVNGLPVESDAATIAATIKQGLPDDAVLLGFSPEAIAVAIRRSLSKATDWRDYDWQIIHDAPVSPNVHLALDQVLTEEVGAGRRGPTLRFWEWDQPAVVIGSFQSLKNEVDLDAASTHGFEVVRRISGGGAMFMDAQSIVTYSLYAPGELVQGMSFADSYAYLDEWVITALKSLGIDAFYQPLNDITSAKGKIGGAAQKRLGNGALLHHATMSYDMDGDKMVQVLRIGREKMSDKGTTSAAKRVDPLRSQTGLPRAEIIERLKQTFTGLYGATEGHVTEAELEKAEHLVTSKFATPEWLARVP from the coding sequence ATGCACGGTGAGTACAAGGTCCCAGGCGGAAAGCTCGTGGTCGTCGACCTCGACGTCAGAGAAGGGCGCATCGCCGGGTTCCGTCTCGCCGGTGACTTCTTCCTCGAGCCCGACACGGCGCTCGACGCCGTCGACCGGGCGGTGAACGGCCTGCCGGTCGAGTCCGACGCGGCGACGATCGCGGCGACGATCAAGCAGGGGCTGCCGGACGACGCGGTGCTGCTGGGCTTCTCGCCCGAGGCGATCGCCGTGGCGATCCGTCGCAGCCTCTCGAAGGCGACGGACTGGCGCGACTACGACTGGCAGATCATCCACGACGCCCCGGTGTCGCCCAACGTCCACCTCGCCCTCGACCAGGTGCTCACCGAAGAGGTGGGCGCGGGTCGCCGCGGGCCGACGCTGCGCTTCTGGGAGTGGGACCAGCCGGCCGTCGTGATCGGCAGCTTCCAGTCGCTGAAGAACGAGGTCGACCTCGACGCCGCCTCGACCCACGGGTTCGAGGTCGTGCGCCGCATCAGCGGCGGTGGGGCCATGTTCATGGACGCGCAGTCGATCGTCACCTACTCGCTCTACGCCCCGGGCGAGCTCGTGCAGGGCATGAGCTTCGCCGACTCGTACGCGTACCTCGACGAATGGGTGATCACGGCGCTCAAGTCGCTCGGCATCGACGCCTTCTACCAACCGCTCAACGACATCACGAGCGCCAAGGGCAAGATCGGCGGGGCCGCGCAGAAGCGCCTGGGCAACGGGGCCCTGCTGCACCACGCCACGATGTCGTACGACATGGACGGCGACAAGATGGTGCAGGTCCTGCGCATCGGCCGCGAGAAGATGAGCGACAAGGGCACGACCAGCGCCGCCAAGCGCGTCGACCCGCTGCGCAGCCAGACGGGCCTGCCCCGCGCCGAGATCATCGAGCGCCTCAAGCAGACCTTCACCGGTCTCTACGGGGCGACCGAGGGCCACGTCACCGAGGCCGAACTCGAGAAGGCCGAGCACCTCGTCACCTCGAAGTTCGCGACGCCCGAGTGGCTGGCGCGCGTGCCCTGA
- a CDS encoding alpha/beta fold hydrolase: MPTFSAARGDYEFTDAHGVTVHYYVWKAAAPKAVVQIAHGLGEYALRYDDLAQDLVRAGYTVYANDHLGHGETGLGQWGGDRTKLGRLGPSGLRGAMEAVVRLTGIARSENPGSPLVLLGHSWGSLMAQKLVDEGSDRFDAVVLSGTAYRMPGSMNAGDLNARHAHLGDTGYEWLSRDQAVVDAMAADPLSVQATARQLFGTADTLRLMGRPSTRLASDLPVLVLVGDDDPLGGEASARKLADAYVNRSRLSDVELVVYQGARHEVFRETNRDEVVADLVRWLDDRVGHQA, translated from the coding sequence GTGCCCACCTTCTCCGCCGCCCGAGGCGACTACGAGTTCACCGACGCCCACGGCGTGACCGTGCACTACTACGTCTGGAAGGCCGCGGCGCCCAAGGCCGTGGTGCAGATCGCGCACGGCCTCGGCGAGTACGCCCTGCGCTACGACGACCTCGCGCAGGACCTCGTGCGAGCCGGCTACACGGTTTACGCGAACGACCACCTCGGCCACGGCGAGACCGGCCTCGGGCAATGGGGCGGCGACCGCACGAAGCTCGGCCGCCTCGGCCCGTCGGGGCTCCGCGGAGCGATGGAGGCGGTGGTCCGGTTGACGGGCATCGCGCGCTCCGAGAACCCCGGCTCGCCGCTCGTGCTGCTCGGGCACTCCTGGGGCTCGTTGATGGCGCAGAAGCTCGTCGACGAGGGGTCCGACCGGTTCGACGCCGTCGTGCTGAGCGGCACGGCGTACCGCATGCCCGGGAGCATGAACGCGGGCGACCTGAACGCCCGGCATGCCCACCTCGGCGACACCGGCTACGAATGGCTCAGCCGTGATCAGGCCGTGGTCGACGCCATGGCCGCCGACCCCCTCTCGGTGCAGGCGACGGCCCGGCAGCTCTTCGGCACGGCCGACACGCTGCGCCTGATGGGACGCCCGTCGACCCGGCTCGCGAGCGACCTGCCCGTGCTCGTCCTCGTCGGCGACGACGATCCGCTCGGCGGCGAGGCCAGCGCTCGCAAGCTCGCCGACGCGTACGTCAACCGCAGCCGGCTCAGCGACGTCGAGCTCGTGGTCTACCAGGGCGCCCGGCACGAGGTGTTCCGCGAGACCAACCGCGACGAGGTCGTGGCCGACCTGGTGCGCTGGCTCGACGACCGCGTGGGGCACCAGGCATAG
- a CDS encoding PepSY domain-containing protein, translating to MLKNTLTKKKSLLIAGGIAGVLVLGGGGVALASGLDDGVSAQTRDRAQAAALAETGGGTVTEVDTLDDGLVGYEVEVVLPDGREAKVLLDGDYAVTSSRVDDDSRGSGATPTPVAGDDRDDDDSLGSDATPTPVAGSGRDDSVDDSTRGDDDLTGADYDRAAAAALAAAGGGTVTDADRSDDAGVAYEVDVRLDDGTEVDVDLDQAFGVVRTDVDARR from the coding sequence ATGCTGAAGAACACCCTCACCAAGAAGAAGTCCCTGCTGATCGCCGGCGGCATCGCCGGCGTCCTCGTGCTGGGCGGCGGCGGCGTCGCCCTCGCCTCGGGGCTCGACGACGGCGTGTCCGCGCAGACCCGCGACCGGGCCCAGGCGGCGGCGCTCGCCGAGACCGGTGGCGGGACCGTGACCGAGGTGGACACCCTCGACGACGGACTCGTCGGTTACGAGGTCGAGGTCGTCCTGCCCGACGGCCGCGAGGCGAAGGTGCTGCTCGACGGCGACTACGCCGTCACCTCGAGCCGCGTCGACGACGACTCGCGCGGGTCCGGGGCCACCCCGACGCCCGTCGCGGGCGACGACCGTGACGACGACGACTCGCTCGGGTCGGACGCCACCCCGACGCCCGTCGCGGGTTCGGGGCGCGACGACTCGGTCGACGACTCGACCCGCGGCGACGACGACCTGACCGGCGCCGACTACGACCGGGCCGCGGCCGCCGCCCTCGCCGCCGCCGGTGGGGGCACGGTGACCGACGCCGACCGCAGCGACGACGCCGGCGTGGCCTACGAGGTCGACGTGCGCCTCGACGACGGCACCGAGGTCGACGTCGACCTCGACCAGGCGTTCGGCGTCGTGCGCACGGACGTCGACGCCCGCCGCTGA
- a CDS encoding sensor histidine kinase, translated as MAERAPRVPVPGPGPSAGTGPSAGTGSGRPRRASLRSRITAAAVLAVALTLGLFALVFALVQQAVLADGPRRSASADVDRAVSALAIGTTPDVAVAGEAEGALVVVTDSSGRVLAAGGEDDLVESASSLAAAGSGDRVTLDGDEFVVERDDVGVETTPTPTPSAEPTPTPTPTPTPTASSRSGGDDDDDAADDADDDADDSTPTPEATPEPAPTVTTEYGVVAARSLDEASAASSASLVTLGVAIPVALLVLGVTTWLVVGRALRPVESMRREVDTVTAQSLSHRLPDPGGSDEIARLARTLNGMLDRLDSSATAQRRFVGDASHELKTPLATIRQHAEVALLHPGSIDGAALAGTVLGEEARLTALVQGLLVLARADEGALGVTRRPVDLDDLVVAETARLRGVARADGRGPLAVDATAVGPARVDGDEGLLGQVVHNLVANAARHADTRVAVALDERDGRAVLTVDDDGAGVAEADRERVFERFVRLDEARARDSGGSGLGLAIVREIVRVHGGSVSITTSPLGGARFVVDLPAGPA; from the coding sequence GTGGCTGAGCGCGCCCCTCGCGTCCCGGTGCCCGGGCCCGGGCCGTCCGCCGGCACCGGGCCGTCCGCCGGCACCGGGTCGGGTCGCCCCCGGCGGGCGTCGCTGCGGTCCCGCATCACCGCGGCCGCCGTGCTCGCCGTGGCGCTGACCCTCGGGTTGTTCGCGCTCGTCTTCGCCCTCGTGCAACAGGCCGTGCTCGCCGACGGCCCACGCCGGTCCGCCTCGGCCGACGTGGACCGCGCCGTGTCGGCCCTGGCGATCGGTACGACGCCCGACGTCGCGGTCGCGGGCGAGGCGGAGGGGGCCCTCGTCGTCGTGACCGACTCCTCGGGCCGCGTGCTCGCCGCCGGGGGAGAGGACGACCTCGTCGAGTCCGCCTCGTCGCTCGCGGCGGCCGGGTCGGGTGACCGCGTGACGCTCGACGGCGACGAGTTCGTCGTCGAACGGGACGACGTCGGGGTCGAGACCACGCCGACGCCGACGCCGAGCGCGGAACCGACGCCCACGCCCACGCCCACACCGACTCCGACCGCGTCCTCGCGGTCCGGCGGCGACGACGATGACGACGCCGCGGACGACGCCGACGACGACGCCGACGACTCCACCCCGACGCCCGAGGCCACCCCCGAACCCGCCCCGACCGTGACGACCGAGTACGGCGTCGTCGCGGCGCGCTCCCTCGACGAGGCGAGCGCCGCCTCCTCGGCCAGCCTCGTGACGCTCGGCGTCGCGATCCCCGTGGCGCTGCTCGTGCTCGGCGTCACGACCTGGCTCGTGGTCGGCCGCGCACTGCGTCCGGTCGAGTCGATGCGACGCGAGGTCGACACGGTCACGGCGCAGAGCCTGTCGCACCGACTGCCCGACCCGGGCGGCAGCGACGAGATCGCCCGCCTCGCCCGCACGCTGAACGGCATGCTCGACCGGCTCGACTCGTCGGCGACGGCCCAGCGGCGCTTCGTCGGCGACGCCTCGCACGAGCTCAAGACGCCGCTCGCCACGATCAGACAGCACGCCGAGGTCGCGCTGCTGCACCCCGGCAGCATCGACGGTGCGGCCCTGGCCGGCACCGTCCTCGGCGAGGAGGCGCGGCTGACGGCGCTCGTGCAGGGCCTGTTGGTCCTCGCCAGGGCGGACGAGGGCGCCCTCGGGGTGACGCGTCGCCCGGTCGACCTCGACGATCTCGTGGTCGCCGAGACCGCCCGTCTGCGCGGCGTCGCCCGCGCCGACGGTCGCGGGCCGCTCGCCGTCGACGCCACGGCCGTCGGCCCGGCCCGCGTGGACGGCGACGAGGGGCTGCTCGGCCAGGTCGTGCACAACCTCGTGGCGAACGCGGCCCGGCACGCCGACACCCGCGTCGCCGTCGCCCTCGACGAGCGCGACGGCCGAGCCGTCCTCACCGTCGACGACGACGGGGCCGGAGTCGCCGAGGCCGACCGAGAGCGGGTCTTCGAGCGGTTCGTGCGCCTGGACGAGGCCCGCGCCCGCGACTCGGGCGGCAGCGGGTTGGGGCTGGCGATCGTCCGCGAGATCGTCCGGGTGCACGGGGGCTCGGTGTCGATCACCACGTCGCCGCTCGGTGGTGCCCGGTTCGTGGTCGACCTCCCCGCCGGGCCGGCCTGA
- a CDS encoding response regulator transcription factor: MRVLVVEDQATLAEGLRLGLEAEGIAVDVAPTGTDGLWRTREGTYDVVVLDIMLPGMSGYAVCRAMREGGDWTPVIMLTAKDGEWDQVEALDTGADDYLTKPFSFAVLLARLRALVRRGARERPVVLEAGDLRLDPASRSVHRGDVEVELTSREFAVLEFLMRHAGSVVTKREVLDGVWNDDFEGDPNIVEVYVRHLRNKVDRPFGREAIVTLRGAGYRLEARGG; encoded by the coding sequence GTGCGCGTGCTCGTCGTCGAGGACCAGGCGACCCTGGCCGAGGGGCTTCGGCTCGGGCTCGAGGCCGAGGGCATCGCGGTCGACGTCGCCCCGACCGGCACCGACGGCCTCTGGCGCACCCGCGAGGGCACGTACGACGTGGTGGTCCTCGACATCATGCTGCCGGGCATGAGCGGCTACGCCGTCTGCCGGGCCATGCGCGAGGGCGGCGACTGGACCCCCGTCATCATGCTCACCGCCAAGGACGGCGAGTGGGACCAGGTCGAGGCCCTCGACACCGGTGCGGACGACTACCTCACCAAGCCGTTCTCCTTCGCCGTGCTGCTCGCCCGATTGCGCGCCCTGGTCCGCCGGGGTGCCCGCGAACGACCGGTCGTGCTCGAGGCCGGCGACCTGCGCCTCGACCCCGCCTCCCGCAGCGTCCACCGCGGCGACGTCGAGGTCGAGCTCACCAGCCGCGAGTTCGCGGTGCTCGAGTTCCTCATGCGTCACGCCGGCAGCGTCGTGACCAAGCGCGAGGTGCTCGACGGCGTCTGGAACGACGACTTCGAGGGCGACCCCAACATCGTCGAGGTCTACGTGCGCCACCTGCGCAACAAGGTCGACCGGCCGTTCGGCCGCGAGGCCATCGTCACGCTGCGCGGGGCGGGCTACCGTCTGGAGGCGCGGGGTGGCTGA
- a CDS encoding SDR family NAD(P)-dependent oxidoreductase: MARFSDKTALVTGGGSGIGAAISRSLAAEGASVVVTDIKLEAAQGVVDQIVAAGGTAVAFEQNTAKPEQSEAAVEFAKTTYGALHLAVNNAGIGAPAADIGEYDIAAWDRVRSVDLDGVFYGLRYQLPAMVEAGGGSIVNMSSVLGSVGIAQNAAYVASKHALVGLTKVAALEYSKRGVRTNAVGPGFIDTPLVRASLDGDALSYLESQHATGRLGTDAEVSALVLFLLSDEASFVTGSYHLVDGGYSAH, encoded by the coding sequence ATGGCACGGTTCAGCGACAAGACGGCACTCGTCACCGGCGGAGGCAGCGGCATCGGCGCCGCGATCTCGCGCTCCCTGGCGGCCGAGGGCGCGTCGGTGGTCGTCACCGACATCAAGCTCGAGGCGGCGCAGGGCGTCGTCGACCAGATCGTCGCCGCCGGCGGCACGGCCGTGGCCTTCGAGCAGAACACCGCGAAGCCCGAGCAGTCCGAGGCGGCCGTCGAGTTCGCGAAGACCACCTACGGCGCCCTGCACCTCGCGGTGAACAACGCCGGCATCGGAGCCCCGGCCGCCGACATCGGCGAGTACGACATCGCCGCCTGGGACCGCGTCCGCTCGGTCGACCTCGACGGCGTCTTCTACGGCCTGCGCTACCAGCTGCCCGCCATGGTCGAGGCCGGCGGCGGCTCGATCGTCAACATGAGCTCGGTGCTCGGCTCGGTCGGCATCGCCCAGAACGCGGCCTACGTCGCCAGCAAGCACGCCCTCGTCGGCCTGACCAAGGTCGCGGCGCTCGAGTACTCGAAGCGCGGCGTCCGCACGAACGCGGTCGGCCCCGGCTTCATCGACACGCCCCTCGTGCGCGCGTCCCTCGACGGCGACGCGCTCTCGTACCTCGAGTCGCAGCACGCCACCGGCCGCCTGGGCACCGACGCCGAGGTCTCGGCGCTCGTCCTGTTCCTGCTGAGTGACGAGGCGTCGTTCGTCACGGGCAGCTACCACCTCGTCGACGGCGGCTACTCGGCGCACTGA
- a CDS encoding HAD family hydrolase, whose amino-acid sequence MTSPTSSSPSTAVLFDIDGTLVDSNFAHVDAWSRAFTDVGHSVDSWRIHRSIGKDSALLVEGLVGKDAAARLLDDAKDAHSRHYAEHLGDEGDLHVFERATDLLAELARRGHGVVLATSAPEDELKALRGLLDVEDALWAVTSSEDVETAKPDPGIVEVALEKADVPAERAVMVGDAVWDVEAAHRAGVTCVGVLSGGFSRAELVEVGAEEVYDDVADLLARLDESVIGRLGRD is encoded by the coding sequence ATGACCTCCCCCACGTCCTCCTCTCCGTCCACCGCTGTCCTCTTCGACATCGACGGCACCCTGGTGGACTCGAACTTCGCGCACGTCGACGCCTGGTCGCGGGCCTTCACCGACGTCGGCCACTCCGTCGACAGCTGGCGGATCCACCGGTCGATCGGCAAGGACTCGGCCCTGCTGGTCGAAGGGCTGGTCGGGAAGGACGCCGCCGCGCGCCTCCTCGACGACGCGAAGGACGCCCACTCGCGCCACTACGCCGAGCACCTCGGCGACGAGGGCGACCTGCACGTCTTCGAGCGGGCGACCGACCTGCTCGCCGAGCTCGCCCGCCGGGGCCACGGCGTCGTGCTCGCCACCAGTGCGCCCGAGGACGAGCTGAAGGCGCTGCGCGGCCTGCTCGACGTCGAGGACGCCCTCTGGGCCGTCACGTCGAGCGAGGACGTCGAGACCGCCAAACCCGACCCCGGCATCGTCGAGGTCGCCCTCGAGAAGGCGGACGTGCCGGCCGAGCGCGCCGTGATGGTCGGCGACGCCGTGTGGGACGTCGAGGCCGCGCACCGGGCGGGCGTGACCTGCGTCGGCGTGTTGAGCGGCGGCTTCTCCCGGGCCGAGCTGGTCGAGGTCGGGGCCGAGGAGGTCTACGACGACGTGGCCGACCTGCTCGCCCGGCTCGACGAGAGCGTGATCGGTCGGCTCGGGCGCGACTGA
- a CDS encoding VOC family protein: MTVQLTPYLAFRSETREAFEFYASVFGGSPTFSTFGEFGVGSSDEAGKVMHAQLKTPSGLLLMGADRPDSYPLEEASSVSLSLFGGPDDADELTAWFAALAERGTVHEALSQAPWGDSFGMLDDRFGQHWMVNVGGAAA, encoded by the coding sequence GTGACCGTGCAGCTCACCCCGTACCTGGCGTTCCGCTCCGAGACGCGCGAGGCGTTCGAGTTCTACGCCTCCGTGTTCGGCGGCAGCCCGACCTTCAGCACGTTCGGCGAGTTCGGCGTGGGCTCGTCCGACGAGGCCGGGAAGGTCATGCACGCCCAGCTGAAGACGCCGTCGGGCCTGCTGCTGATGGGGGCGGACCGTCCCGACTCGTACCCACTCGAGGAGGCGAGCAGCGTGTCGCTCTCGCTCTTCGGCGGACCCGACGACGCGGACGAGTTGACGGCGTGGTTCGCTGCGCTCGCCGAGCGAGGAACCGTGCACGAGGCCCTGTCGCAGGCGCCGTGGGGTGACTCGTTCGGCATGCTGGACGACCGCTTCGGCCAGCACTGGATGGTCAACGTCGGCGGCGCCGCGGCCTGA
- a CDS encoding multidrug effflux MFS transporter: MSDDDVPAEPSRPSWLSGRGAVLTVALIVGISPFATDMYIPALPAIARDLGATTAEVQLSLTAFLVAFAVGQIVIGPISDGRGRRRILLGGTVLFALASIACAVAPDAATLVVARVAQGLGGAAGSVAARAMVGDSTTGLVRSRLFATLAAINAVGPVVAPLVGGVVLSVSSWRSTFVVLAVLGAALTWAAARRLPETLVDPEPGAGSLLASLRRMGTLLALPRFRWYLVTGCAATIGFFSYIATSSFVFQEQYGFGEGLYTLVFASNASCMIASTLVFRRLVGRFAEDHLFTAGLVTCTVGSALVLAGALTGVGPALIWPALALVTAGWGWVIPGSITLTQALGHRTPGTAAALAGGLQFGLGGAATPLAGALGGTAVVMGALMLGFIAVGLAVQVWASSRPGTPAT; encoded by the coding sequence ATGAGCGACGACGACGTCCCGGCCGAGCCGAGCCGCCCCTCCTGGCTGTCCGGGCGGGGGGCCGTGTTGACGGTGGCACTGATCGTGGGCATCTCGCCGTTCGCGACCGACATGTACATCCCCGCGCTGCCGGCCATCGCGCGCGACCTCGGGGCGACGACGGCCGAGGTGCAGCTCAGCCTGACGGCGTTCCTCGTCGCGTTCGCGGTCGGCCAGATCGTGATCGGGCCGATCAGCGACGGTCGGGGCAGGAGGCGCATCCTGCTGGGCGGGACCGTCCTGTTCGCCCTCGCCTCGATCGCCTGCGCCGTGGCTCCCGACGCGGCCACCCTCGTCGTCGCACGCGTCGCGCAGGGTCTCGGCGGCGCGGCGGGCTCGGTGGCCGCCCGGGCCATGGTGGGGGACTCGACGACGGGCCTCGTGCGCAGCAGGCTCTTCGCGACGCTCGCCGCGATCAACGCCGTCGGCCCGGTCGTCGCGCCGCTCGTGGGCGGCGTGGTGCTCTCGGTGTCGAGCTGGCGGTCGACGTTCGTCGTGCTGGCGGTGCTCGGGGCGGCGTTGACCTGGGCGGCCGCCCGGCGCCTGCCCGAGACCCTCGTCGACCCCGAGCCGGGCGCGGGGTCGCTGCTCGCGTCCCTGCGACGGATGGGCACGCTGCTCGCCCTGCCCCGCTTCCGCTGGTACCTCGTGACGGGCTGCGCCGCGACGATCGGCTTCTTCTCGTACATCGCCACGTCGTCGTTCGTCTTCCAGGAGCAGTACGGCTTCGGAGAGGGCCTCTACACGCTCGTCTTCGCCTCGAACGCGTCGTGCATGATCGCGTCGACCCTGGTGTTCCGCCGCCTCGTCGGACGCTTCGCCGAGGACCACCTCTTCACCGCGGGGCTCGTCACCTGCACCGTGGGGTCGGCCCTCGTGCTCGCGGGTGCGCTGACCGGTGTCGGCCCGGCACTGATCTGGCCCGCGCTCGCCCTCGTGACGGCGGGCTGGGGCTGGGTCATCCCCGGGTCGATCACGCTGACGCAGGCGCTCGGGCACCGCACGCCCGGCACGGCCGCCGCGCTCGCGGGCGGCCTGCAGTTCGGGCTCGGCGGCGCCGCGACCCCGCTCGCCGGGGCACTCGGCGGCACGGCCGTCGTGATGGGCGCGCTGATGCTCGGGTTCATCGCGGTCGGTCTGGCCGTGCAGGTGTGGGCCTCGTCGCGACCCGGGACCCCGGCGACCTGA
- a CDS encoding MarR family winged helix-turn-helix transcriptional regulator, which yields MTDSAPPAPSATRAVPHAHLATDVRGAVLRLARRLRQQKADADVTDAQMAALGYVVQNQPLTIGALTAHEGVTPPSMNRTVGKLVDAGLLRRTVDDDDKRRVLLETTEAGAAFVFETRRRRDEWLVPRLSALTADERRTLADATEILRKLTRS from the coding sequence ATGACCGACTCCGCGCCTCCTGCCCCCTCCGCCACCCGGGCCGTGCCGCACGCGCACCTCGCGACCGACGTCCGCGGGGCCGTGCTGCGGCTCGCCCGTCGACTGCGCCAGCAGAAGGCCGACGCCGACGTCACGGACGCCCAGATGGCCGCTCTCGGCTACGTCGTGCAGAACCAACCGTTGACGATCGGGGCGTTGACCGCCCACGAGGGCGTCACTCCCCCGTCGATGAACCGCACCGTCGGCAAGCTCGTCGACGCCGGGCTGCTGCGTCGCACGGTCGACGACGACGACAAGCGCCGCGTGCTGCTCGAGACGACCGAGGCCGGTGCCGCCTTCGTGTTCGAGACGCGTCGACGCCGTGACGAATGGCTCGTGCCCCGCCTCTCGGCCCTGACCGCCGACGAGCGTCGCACCCTGGCCGACGCGACCGAGATCCTGCGGAAGCTGACCCGCTCGTGA
- a CDS encoding MFS transporter — MTAMFRSLSLFNYRLWFAGALVSNIGTWMQRTAQDWLVLTDLTDNDATALGITMALQFAPPILMVPITGLIADRFDRRRLLMVTQLSMGLLGLGLGVLVLTDSVQLWMVYFFALLLGVAAAIDAPVRQSFVSELVPPGHLTNAVSLNSASFNGARLIGPAVAGVLIATIGTGWVFLINAGSFAAVLLSLRFIRVAQLELKPAVSRAKGQIREGFRYVRERPDLVVVFVMVFVIGTFGLNFAIFTSTMASVEFGVDASGFGLLSSAIAVGSLVGALLSARREKPRWRVLVTAALAFGVTCLVAAVMPTYWSFAAVLVTVGLASITLMTTANATVQLTTAPRMRGRVMALYMAVFTGGTPLGAPIVGWVANVAGPRWAIGVAAASGFVAAGVAIVWLVRGQHLRVHRVRGGEPDPVTGALPVVGAGRFHYRLQHDGDAAAGRARDEASAELAVDEGTATRPS; from the coding sequence GTGACGGCCATGTTCCGCAGCCTGTCGCTGTTCAACTACCGCCTCTGGTTCGCCGGGGCGCTCGTGTCCAACATCGGCACCTGGATGCAGCGGACGGCGCAGGACTGGCTCGTCCTCACCGACCTGACCGACAACGACGCCACGGCGCTCGGCATCACCATGGCGCTGCAGTTCGCGCCGCCGATCCTGATGGTGCCGATCACGGGGCTGATCGCCGACCGGTTCGACCGGCGGCGACTGCTGATGGTGACGCAGCTGAGCATGGGCCTGCTCGGGCTCGGCCTGGGCGTGCTCGTGCTGACCGACAGCGTGCAGCTCTGGATGGTCTATTTCTTCGCCCTCCTGCTCGGCGTCGCGGCCGCGATCGACGCCCCGGTGCGGCAGAGCTTCGTGTCCGAGCTCGTGCCCCCCGGGCACCTGACGAACGCCGTCAGCCTGAACTCGGCCTCGTTCAACGGCGCACGCCTGATCGGCCCCGCGGTCGCCGGCGTGCTCATCGCGACGATCGGCACGGGCTGGGTGTTCCTGATCAACGCCGGCTCGTTCGCCGCCGTGCTGCTGTCGCTGCGGTTCATCCGCGTCGCGCAGCTCGAGCTGAAACCGGCGGTGTCTCGGGCCAAGGGTCAGATCCGCGAGGGGTTCCGGTACGTGCGCGAGCGACCCGACCTGGTGGTCGTGTTCGTCATGGTGTTCGTCATCGGCACCTTCGGCCTGAACTTCGCCATCTTCACCTCGACCATGGCCAGCGTCGAGTTCGGCGTCGACGCCAGCGGGTTCGGCCTGCTGTCGTCCGCGATCGCGGTGGGGTCGCTGGTCGGCGCCCTGCTGTCGGCCCGTCGCGAGAAGCCCCGCTGGCGCGTGCTCGTCACGGCGGCCCTGGCCTTCGGGGTCACCTGCCTGGTCGCCGCCGTCATGCCGACCTACTGGAGCTTCGCCGCCGTCCTCGTCACCGTGGGGCTCGCGTCCATCACCCTGATGACGACGGCGAACGCCACCGTGCAGCTGACCACGGCACCCCGCATGCGCGGTCGCGTCATGGCGCTGTACATGGCCGTCTTCACCGGGGGCACGCCGCTCGGCGCACCCATTGTCGGCTGGGTCGCGAACGTGGCCGGGCCTCGCTGGGCCATCGGCGTCGCGGCCGCGTCGGGCTTCGTGGCGGCCGGGGTCGCGATCGTCTGGCTCGTCCGGGGGCAGCACCTGCGGGTGCACCGCGTCCGCGGGGGCGAGCCCGACCCCGTGACCGGGGCGCTGCCCGTGGTCGGCGCCGGGAGGTTCCACTACCGGCTGCAGCACGACGGCGACGCGGCCGCCGGCCGGGCTCGTGACGAGGCCTCGGCCGAGCTCGCCGTCGACGAGGGCACGGCGACGCGGCCGTCCTGA